A stretch of the Arvicola amphibius chromosome 8, mArvAmp1.2, whole genome shotgun sequence genome encodes the following:
- the LOC119821811 gene encoding vomeronasal type-2 receptor 26-like, producing the protein MWLCILFPVVFGCVSVSALSASRALLLPRQRPHFNRPGDVMVGGSFSIFDLSSGTLSDFTVPPSGLLVSDVSRWGYRVAQSFVFAIEEINRSAHLLPNLTLGFSIRNSGDSVNGALYETMSFLTRQEEPIPNYTCQHGSLQAALVGDTRSSLSVSMARLLGLYKFPQVSYGSSLPSLSDKIQFPSFLRTLTSDLTSCRAMIQLIIHFQWSWVIILAHDDDFGQQASSLAIQELNAAGVCIEFTLHVPSHESMGKIGEIVQKMQKCTARVVLVFLSNTNFQAILHGLQDASVSGQVWVSKETMHMAVALSIPGISQVLDSTFGLLPHRSRAIGFPEFLANLRPSRTPEDMFIKKFWEITFNCTWPHQSSTVTEGVQLCSGNESLINKQYPFPEMSKIDAAYTAVYSVAHALQDMITSGQQDGKSTDSQDFQPWQLLQALKNVHFKTPDGNKIIYDANGDLVTKFDILQGQKSPEGVFRFVHVGMIDPQVSSGNKMMVHLKEEIQVPTSVCSESCLPGFSQVPRLGAPQCCFDCSLCPEGHFADKKDMKRCLLCPKEQYSSHARDRCLPRTEIFLAFEEPLGFMLALVALFLAGLAVLVLGVFLKHRDTPVVRANNRTLSYFLLISLSLCALCALLFLGRPSVPTCLLRQTTFAVVFTVAVSSVLAKTLTVVLAFRVTRPGGRIQVCLSPGASTSVVLIASFMQVVLCGVWLATSPPFPDRDMVSEPQHIVIQCQEGSGTIFFCALGYLGFLAGGTFSVAFLARGLPDVFNETKFLAFSMLLFCSVWTAFLPLYHSARGKSTVAVEIFSILASTAGLLGGIFIPKCYIILLRPERNTPAWLRQGHQAQQDRQSEMLQRRCFSRSTSPTLMI; encoded by the exons ATGTGGCTGTGTATTCTCTTTCCTGTTGTCTTTggctgtgtatctgtgtctgctCTTTCTGCATCAAGAGCCTTGCTGTTGCCAAGGCAGAGGCCTCACTTTAACCGTCCTGGGGATGTAATGGTAGGGGGCAGCTTCTCCATCTTTGATCTCTCTAGTGGAACCCTGTCTGACTTCACTGTCCCACCATCTGGACTGCTGGTTTCAGA TGTTTCCAGGTGGGGCTACCGGGTGGCCCAGAGTTTCGTCTTTGCCATCGAGGAGATCAATAGGAGTGCTCACTTGTTGCCCAATTTGACTCTGGGCTTCTCCATTCGAAACTCTGGGGACTCAGTGAATGGAGCCCTCTACGAGACGATGAGCTTTCTCACGAGGCAGGAGGAGCCCATCCCCAACTACACATGCCAACATGGCTCTCTTCAGGCTGCTCTGGTTGGAGACACACGGTCatccctgtctgtctccatggcCAGACTTCTGGGGCTGTACAAATTTCCCCAG GTCAGTTATGGATCCTCACTACCCAGCCTCAGTGACAAGATCCAGTTCCCATCTTTCCTTCGAACCCTGACTAGTGACCTCACATCTTGCCGTGCAATGATCCAGCTGATCATTCACTTTCAGTGGTCCTGGGTGATCATTCTGGCCCATGATGATGACTTTGGGCAGCAGGCCAGCTCTCTGGCCATTCAGGAGCTGAATGCAGCTGGTGTGTGCATTGAGTTTACTCTCCATGTCCCTTCCCATGAGTCCATGGGGAAGATTGGAGAGATTGTCCAGAAGATGCAGAAATGCACAGCCAGGGTTGTTCTGGTTTTCCTAAGCAATACGAATTTCCAGGCCATTTTGCATGGCTTACAGGACGCCTCTGTCTCAGGGCAAGTCTGGGTCAGCAAGGAAACTATGCACATGGCAGTTGCCCTGTCTATTCCAGGCATTTCCCAGGTATTGGACAGCACATTTGGCCTTCTGCCTCACAGAAGCAGGGCAATTGGCTTCCCAGAGTTTCTTGCTAACCTGCGCCCCAGCCGGACCCCAGAAGACATGTTTATAAAGAAGTTTTGGGAGATCACCTTTAATTGCACATGGCCCCACCAGAGCAGCACAGTGACAGAGGGTGTCCAGCTGTGCTCAGGGAATGAGAGTCTGATAAACAAGCAGTACCCTTTCCCAGAAATGAGTAAAATTGATGCTGCTTACACAGCTGTCTACAGCGTTGCCCATGCCCTGCAAGACATGATAACCAGTGGACAGCAGGATGGGAAAAGTACAGACTCCCAGGACTTCCAGCCCTGGCAG ctgcttcaagctcttaAGAATGTGCACTTCAAGACTCCTgatggaaataaaattatatatgatgCCAATGGAGATTTGGTGACCAAATTTGACATATTACAAGGACAGAAGTCCCCCGAGGGTGTATTTCGCTTTGTCCATGTAGGAATGATAGACCCTCAGGTCTCTTCGGGGAACAAAATGATGGTCCATTTGAAGGAGGAAATCCAA GTGCCCACCTCTGTCTGCAGTGAAAGCTGCCTTCCAGGGTTCAGCCAAGTGCCCAGGCTGGGAGCACCCCAATGCTGTTTTGATTGCAGTCTATGCCCAGAGGGACATTTTGCAGACAAAAAAG ACATGAAGAGATGTCTCCTGTGCCCCAAGGAGCAGTACTCGAGCCACGCCAGAGACCGCTGCCTGCCCAGGACAGAGATCTTCCTGGCCTTTGAGGAACCTCTGGGATTCATGCTGGCTTTGGTGGCACTCTTCCTGGctggtctggctgtcctggttctGGGAGTGTTCCTGAAGCACAGGGACACCCCCGTGGTGAGGGCCAACAACAGAACCCtcagctacttcctgctgatctccctttccctctgtgcCCTGTGTGCCTTGCTGTTCCTTGGCCGCCCCAGTGTCCCCACATGCCTCCTGCGTCAGACGACCTTTGCTGTGGTGTTCACGGTGGCCGTCTCCTCTGTTCTGGCCAAGACTCTCACAGTGGTCCTGGCCTTCAGGGTCACCAGGCCAGGGGGCAGGATCCAGGTGTGCCTGAGCCCTGGGGCTTCCACCTCAGTGGTCCTCATTGCTTCCTTCATGCAGGTTGTTCTTTGTGGGGTCTGGCTGGCCACCTCCCCACCATTCCCAGACAGGGATATGGTCTCGGAGCCCCAGCACATTGTCATCCAGTGCCAGGAGGGCTCTGGCACCATCTTCTTCTGTGCGCTGGGCTACTTGGGGTTCCTGGCGGGGGGtaccttctctgtggcttttctggCCAGGGGCCTGCCAGATGTCTTCAACGAGACTAAGTTCCTGGCCTTCAGCATGCTGCTCTTCTGCAGTGTCTGGACAGCATTCCTGCCCCTGTACCATAGTGCCCGTGGCAAGTCCACTGTGGCTGTAGAGATCTTCTCCATCCTGGCCTCCACAGCTGGCCTTCTGGGTGGCATCTTCATTCCCAAGTGCTACATCATCTTGCTGAGACCAGAGAGGAACACGCCTGCCTGGCTAAGACAAGGCCACCAGGCACAGCAGGATAGGCAGAGTGAGATGCTCCAGAGAAGGTGTTTTTCCAGATCCACATCACCCACCTTGATGATCTAG